A single genomic interval of Nostoc commune NIES-4072 harbors:
- a CDS encoding exostosin domain-containing protein: MQLNIYSDDNYLPKGIEPVPMLYPFWKQFIPTEKYPWSRLYSKYIELSNSLFKMTSLKEADLVIMPINWRAIRGESWKSKVNKEAENLSIEFAEKVANSGKELVVFFAGDCCAEEIPIKNSIVMRMAKYRSKRKQKDIIMPSFTEDFVEEYLGGQMSLRHKSEKPVVGFCGLAVPDSWEKKLKTVLFHGVMLTKSLELGVSPYKGQILRSQALKVLAENPSLVNTNFIIKNETVFLNTQDVEQRQKARAEYVKNMVESDYILCCRGSANYSIRLYEILSCGRIPIFIDTDCVLPDESIIDWKKYCVWIDEKEISHIAEKVAEFHSNISDQEFLDLQHECRNLWKNRLSAEGFYTNFNHHFSTK, encoded by the coding sequence ATGCAATTAAACATCTATTCTGATGATAATTATCTTCCGAAAGGAATAGAGCCAGTTCCAATGCTTTATCCTTTCTGGAAACAGTTTATCCCTACTGAAAAATATCCTTGGTCTAGATTGTACAGCAAGTATATAGAGCTAAGTAATTCCCTTTTTAAAATGACTTCCTTAAAGGAAGCTGACTTAGTTATCATGCCTATAAACTGGAGAGCAATCAGAGGAGAAAGTTGGAAAAGTAAAGTTAATAAAGAAGCAGAAAATCTATCTATTGAATTTGCTGAAAAAGTAGCTAATAGCGGCAAAGAATTAGTTGTTTTTTTCGCAGGTGATTGTTGCGCCGAAGAAATTCCTATTAAGAATTCAATAGTAATGCGAATGGCAAAATATCGGTCAAAAAGGAAGCAAAAAGATATTATTATGCCTTCTTTTACTGAAGATTTTGTTGAAGAATATTTAGGAGGGCAAATGTCTCTCAGGCATAAATCTGAGAAACCTGTTGTTGGATTTTGTGGTTTAGCAGTACCGGATTCATGGGAAAAGAAATTAAAAACGGTTTTATTTCACGGGGTAATGTTAACCAAATCATTAGAGCTTGGAGTTTCGCCTTACAAAGGACAAATTTTGCGTAGTCAGGCTCTGAAAGTACTTGCAGAAAACCCCTCTTTAGTAAATACAAACTTTATCATCAAAAACGAAACAGTATTTCTAAATACACAAGATGTAGAGCAAAGACAGAAGGCTCGTGCTGAATATGTGAAAAATATGGTTGAGAGTGACTACATTTTGTGTTGTCGTGGTTCTGCAAACTATTCTATTCGACTATATGAAATCCTCAGTTGTGGTCGTATTCCAATTTTTATTGATACAGACTGCGTTTTACCTGACGAGTCTATAATAGACTGGAAAAAATATTGCGTATGGATAGATGAGAAGGAAATCTCACATATTGCAGAGAAAGTAGCTGAATTCCATAGCAATATTTCAGACCAAGAATTCTTAGATTTGCAGCATGAGTGCCGAAACCTGTGGAAGAATAGGCTTTCTGCTGAGGGATTTTATACTAATTTTAATCATCATTTTTCGACAAAATAA
- a CDS encoding type II toxin-antitoxin system RelE family toxin — translation MTNSNENIKYIVIISIDAQEFFESSSASLQKKLDRCFERLKIEPRNFPNIKPLKGELSGYYRYRVGQYRVIYEIDDGLNQVMIILIQHRSRVYE, via the coding sequence TTGACGAACTCCAACGAAAATATTAAGTATATTGTTATTATTAGTATTGATGCTCAAGAATTTTTCGAGTCGTCTTCTGCTTCTTTACAAAAGAAATTAGATCGTTGTTTTGAACGTTTAAAGATTGAGCCTCGTAATTTTCCTAATATAAAACCTTTGAAAGGTGAGCTATCAGGTTATTATCGTTATCGCGTAGGTCAATATCGCGTCATTTATGAAATAGATGATGGCTTAAATCAAGTAATGATTATTTTGATTCAGCATCGAAGTAGAGTTTATGAATAA
- a CDS encoding M16 family metallopeptidase, with protein sequence MKLRSYILVGFFLSLVLSILPFSGNFTNAATPTAVAPVSAVSFTQGVQKTVLDNGLTVLTKEVHTAPVVSVQVWYKVGSRNEVKGENGISHQLEHLMFKGTTDRPVQFGRLFSALGSQFNAFTSYDETAYFGTVQRDKLEALLTLEADRMKNSLVGPDQLTSEKRVVISELQGYENSPGYRLSRAVMRDAFPNRAYGLPVGGTKADVEKFTVEQVRNYYQTYYSPENATLVITGDFATEPVLKVVKETYGKLAKRGKEGRGTLLRQNTDRGNVAASLVAPTTKKAPIVLKQPGSAALLQAVYPLPDIKHPDVPAIDVMDAILTGGRSSRLYQALVESGLASSVSGSASELIEPGWYEINATAAPGQELGKIGQVLQESLAKLQEQPVTTEELNRAKTQLQASFVLGNQDITSQASQLGYNETVAGDYRFIEQYLAAIAKVTPAQVQQAAKTYLNPAKQTIGFFEPTQPDGKPGASSAGSGRTVENFSPGKPVDPAELAKYLPPATSATDSGKQSLPEEFTLNNGLRVLLLRDRNLPTINLSGQIDAGSEFDGNQKAGLANLTAVNLMNGTQTKNALTLAKTLEDRGADLNFGASREGVSVSGEGLSPDLPILIQTLADVLENATFPADQLELSRQRALTSLKVHLDDPRGLGRQVFQQAIYPENHPFHSFPTAESLKSITRDDLLGFYQTHYRPDNTTIAIVGDFDPVKVKPLLNEAFGKWSATGKPPVLKIPSVPLPQTLTRLNKVIPGKSEAVTYIGYNGISRKDPRYYAARVLNQILGGDTLASRLGTEVRDRQGLTYGIYSGFAAGINPGPFLIQMQTAPGDAQKAIASTLALLKQLREQGVTEAEFNAAKRSITNSYPVDLANPSDVSSIILDNAVLGLSRSEIRDFPQKIQAVTMAQMQQTIEDLIKPESLIIVTAGPGETVPKGS encoded by the coding sequence ATGAAGCTACGCTCATATATACTTGTAGGGTTTTTTCTTAGCCTTGTGCTAAGTATTTTGCCTTTTTCGGGCAATTTCACCAATGCTGCAACACCAACAGCAGTCGCACCTGTATCTGCTGTCTCATTCACCCAAGGGGTGCAAAAAACGGTATTGGACAACGGCTTAACGGTGCTAACTAAAGAAGTCCATACTGCTCCAGTAGTGAGCGTACAAGTTTGGTATAAAGTTGGCTCACGTAACGAAGTTAAGGGAGAGAATGGCATTTCTCACCAGCTAGAACATTTAATGTTCAAGGGTACAACTGACCGTCCTGTGCAGTTTGGCAGGTTATTTAGTGCCTTGGGTAGCCAGTTCAATGCTTTTACTAGTTATGACGAAACAGCTTACTTTGGCACAGTGCAACGAGACAAACTCGAAGCATTGTTGACATTGGAAGCCGATCGCATGAAAAACTCCTTAGTTGGCCCCGATCAACTAACAAGTGAAAAGCGGGTGGTAATCTCCGAGTTACAGGGGTACGAAAATTCACCAGGCTATCGTCTGAGTCGGGCAGTGATGCGAGATGCTTTCCCTAATAGAGCATACGGCTTACCTGTAGGAGGCACAAAAGCAGATGTAGAAAAATTCACGGTGGAGCAGGTGCGGAATTATTACCAAACCTATTACAGCCCAGAAAATGCCACCTTGGTGATTACAGGGGATTTTGCCACAGAACCTGTACTCAAAGTTGTTAAAGAAACTTATGGGAAGTTGGCAAAACGAGGGAAAGAGGGCAGGGGAACGCTTTTACGCCAGAACACAGACAGAGGAAATGTCGCCGCGTCTTTGGTTGCTCCCACTACTAAAAAAGCACCGATTGTTTTAAAGCAACCTGGAAGTGCAGCACTATTGCAAGCAGTGTATCCTCTGCCAGATATCAAGCATCCTGATGTGCCGGCAATTGATGTGATGGATGCCATCCTCACAGGTGGACGTAGTTCTAGGCTTTACCAAGCTTTAGTAGAATCTGGACTCGCTAGTTCAGTGAGTGGCAGTGCTTCCGAACTCATCGAACCTGGCTGGTATGAAATTAATGCTACGGCGGCTCCGGGCCAAGAGTTAGGGAAAATTGGCCAAGTGCTTCAGGAATCTTTAGCAAAATTGCAAGAACAGCCAGTTACTACTGAAGAATTGAATCGGGCGAAGACACAACTGCAAGCCTCCTTTGTTTTGGGGAACCAAGATATCACTAGTCAGGCAAGCCAACTGGGATATAACGAAACTGTGGCCGGCGATTATCGTTTTATTGAACAGTATCTGGCTGCGATCGCTAAAGTCACCCCAGCCCAAGTACAGCAAGCAGCAAAAACTTACCTCAATCCGGCCAAACAAACCATCGGCTTCTTTGAGCCAACTCAACCAGATGGGAAACCAGGGGCTTCCAGCGCTGGTTCTGGTCGCACAGTAGAAAATTTCAGCCCTGGTAAGCCTGTAGATCCAGCAGAACTGGCCAAATATCTGCCACCTGCCACATCAGCGACAGATTCGGGCAAACAATCATTACCAGAAGAGTTTACCTTAAATAATGGTTTGCGGGTTTTGCTTTTACGCGATCGCAACCTCCCCACCATTAATCTGAGTGGACAAATTGACGCTGGTAGTGAATTTGACGGCAATCAAAAAGCTGGATTAGCGAATTTGACTGCGGTCAATTTAATGAATGGGACGCAAACTAAAAATGCTCTTACCCTAGCAAAGACCTTAGAAGACCGGGGAGCCGATTTGAATTTTGGTGCTAGCCGTGAGGGAGTTAGCGTTAGCGGTGAGGGACTTTCACCAGACTTGCCGATATTGATTCAAACTCTGGCAGATGTATTAGAAAACGCCACTTTCCCAGCCGACCAATTAGAACTCAGTCGCCAACGGGCGCTGACAAGTCTCAAAGTCCACCTAGATGACCCCAGAGGTTTAGGAAGACAAGTATTTCAGCAAGCAATTTACCCGGAAAATCATCCATTCCATAGCTTTCCTACAGCCGAAAGTTTAAAGAGTATTACTCGTGATGATTTGCTTGGTTTCTACCAGACACACTACCGACCAGATAACACAACGATCGCAATAGTTGGAGACTTTGATCCAGTTAAGGTAAAACCTTTGTTAAATGAGGCATTTGGCAAATGGTCAGCCACAGGTAAGCCACCTGTTCTCAAAATACCATCCGTGCCACTTCCGCAAACTTTGACACGCTTAAACAAAGTGATACCTGGCAAATCCGAAGCTGTTACCTACATCGGCTACAACGGTATCTCTCGGAAAGACCCACGTTATTATGCAGCACGGGTACTGAATCAAATTTTAGGTGGTGATACCTTAGCGAGCCGTTTGGGTACGGAAGTGCGCGATCGCCAAGGTCTAACCTACGGTATCTATAGTGGTTTTGCCGCCGGAATCAATCCTGGCCCGTTCTTGATTCAGATGCAAACTGCTCCTGGTGATGCCCAAAAAGCGATCGCTAGTACTCTCGCCTTACTCAAACAGTTGCGCGAACAAGGAGTGACTGAGGCTGAATTTAACGCAGCAAAACGCTCAATTACTAATAGTTATCCTGTGGATTTAGCTAATCCTAGTGATGTATCAAGCATTATTTTGGATAATGCTGTCTTAGGACTTTCACGCTCAGAAATCCGAGACTTTCCCCAGAAAATACAAGCAGTCACAATGGCTCAGATGCAACAGACAATTGAAGATTTAATTAAGCCGGAAAGTCTGATAATTGTCACTGCTGGCCCTGGAGAGACTGTACCCAAGGGCAGCTAA